In one window of Reinekea forsetii DNA:
- a CDS encoding EAL and HDOD domain-containing protein: MTSQLDSQPSLTPAIYAKQPIFDQQMAVMGFELLFRPSDKIGLIDDQAATAQVILNAMTSDDQVLADPRYKFFINHSTECLLQPLPLDASTAIVEILETVTVTPAVIAAVQNLKMQGYQIALDDFDMTLSTAKLLPWADIIKIDFQALDEDKIALLVGELAQYSVKLLAEKIETQGHFQLAESLGFDYYQGYFFCRPQLTHQRLARPSKISTLQLLRALMDPEVRLETLAAILKNDPVLTVKLLRLANLGIHVRITPIRNIEQALVVFGLDKLRQWVSLIALTDLDDKPHELLRQTLLRAIALERFGQFLGSFPAGECFFIGFLSVIDAFLDRPLDEVLANLPLDTNTRAALIERAGPAGELLTLLQYMIEGRWDHLTAFQDSYPLHDFFRLFLVSETEAEQLLALLN; encoded by the coding sequence ATGACATCACAACTCGACTCCCAGCCTAGTCTGACACCGGCAATCTATGCCAAACAGCCGATCTTTGACCAGCAGATGGCCGTTATGGGCTTTGAATTGTTGTTCAGGCCCTCGGACAAGATCGGCCTAATCGATGATCAGGCTGCCACGGCCCAGGTTATACTCAATGCTATGACGTCCGATGATCAGGTCTTGGCCGATCCGCGTTACAAGTTTTTTATCAACCATTCCACAGAGTGTTTATTGCAGCCTCTACCGCTTGATGCCAGCACTGCCATTGTTGAAATACTGGAAACCGTTACGGTCACTCCGGCCGTCATAGCCGCGGTGCAAAATCTCAAGATGCAGGGCTATCAGATCGCACTCGATGACTTCGATATGACCCTCAGTACCGCCAAGTTACTGCCCTGGGCCGATATCATCAAGATCGACTTTCAGGCCTTGGATGAGGATAAAATTGCCCTCTTGGTCGGCGAGCTGGCGCAGTATAGTGTTAAGTTGCTGGCTGAAAAGATTGAAACCCAGGGCCATTTTCAACTGGCTGAAAGCCTCGGCTTTGATTACTACCAGGGCTATTTTTTCTGTCGGCCGCAACTCACTCATCAGCGCCTTGCTCGACCCTCAAAAATCTCCACACTACAGCTGCTCAGGGCCTTGATGGATCCTGAGGTCCGGCTTGAAACCTTGGCGGCGATCCTCAAAAATGACCCGGTGCTGACGGTCAAATTATTGCGCCTGGCCAATCTCGGCATCCATGTCCGCATCACACCGATCAGAAATATCGAACAGGCCCTAGTCGTGTTCGGGCTCGATAAATTGCGCCAATGGGTGTCCTTGATCGCGCTCACCGACCTGGACGACAAGCCTCACGAGCTGCTACGCCAAACCCTGTTGCGCGCCATTGCCTTGGAACGCTTCGGTCAATTTCTGGGCTCATTCCCAGCCGGGGAATGCTTTTTTATTGGTTTTTTGTCGGTCATCGATGCGTTCTTGGACCGCCCCTTAGATGAGGTCCTGGCCAATTTACCGCTCGATACCAACACCCGAGCGGCGCTGATCGAGCGCGCCGGCCCGGCGGGTGAACTGCTCACGCTGTTGCAATATATGATCGAGGGCCGCTGGGACCACCTGACGGCGTTTCAGGACAGCTATCCGTTGCATGACTTTTTCCGCCTATTCTTGGTCAGCGAAACAGAAGCCGAGCAGCTGCTCGCCCTGCTGAACTAG
- the parE gene encoding DNA topoisomerase IV subunit B produces MTKNTYSAEAIEVLSGLDPVRKRPGMYTDTTRPNHLAQEVIDNSVDEAIGGFADQIDVILFKDGSLSVTDNGRGMPVDIHPEHGIPGVELILTRLHSGGKFSGTSYQFSGGLHGVGVSVVNALSSMLEVTVRRGGQMHRMGFTGGEKSSDIEIIGTCAKKDTGTSVRFMPDASYFDTGKFLSSRLRHVLRAKAVLCPGLRINYFNEEKDERDTWYYEAGLTDYLLATTSVYNTLPEAPFVGSLASEREAVDWAVQWLPDGGEGIYESYVNLIPTTQGGTHVNGLRQGLLDAMREFCEYRNLLPRGVKLSPEDIWEKCSYVLSFKMQDPQFAGQIKERLSSRQASAFISGVVKDAFALWLNQNTQVAEQLAELAISNANARLRKAKKVTRKKITSGPALPGKLADCSGHEVMRGELFLVEGDSAGGSAKQARDRTFQAILPLRGKILNTWEVDSSEILASQEVHNIAVAVGVDPDSSNIDDLRYGKICILADADSDGLHIATLLCALFVRHFRTLVEKGHIYVAMPPLFRVDIGKEVFYALDEDEREGILNRIKAENKRGKVQITRFKGLGEMNPLQLRETTMDPNTRRLVQLTVEDGDQTDELMDMLLAKKRAGDRKSWLEANGNLADVDGTLVALEENPDIDDKKLTLIEQ; encoded by the coding sequence ATGACCAAAAATACTTACTCCGCCGAAGCCATCGAGGTCCTCAGTGGTCTGGATCCGGTGCGCAAGCGCCCGGGCATGTACACAGATACCACGCGGCCCAACCATTTAGCGCAGGAAGTGATCGACAACTCGGTCGATGAGGCCATTGGCGGCTTTGCCGACCAGATCGATGTCATCCTATTCAAAGACGGCTCGCTCAGTGTGACCGATAATGGCCGAGGTATGCCGGTTGATATTCACCCAGAGCATGGCATCCCGGGCGTTGAACTGATTCTCACGCGGCTGCATTCCGGTGGCAAGTTTTCTGGCACCAGTTACCAGTTTTCCGGTGGCTTACACGGGGTCGGAGTCTCGGTGGTAAACGCTCTATCAAGCATGCTCGAGGTCACCGTCCGGCGTGGCGGCCAGATGCATCGCATGGGCTTTACCGGCGGCGAAAAGTCATCCGATATAGAAATCATCGGCACCTGCGCGAAGAAGGATACCGGTACGTCGGTCCGATTCATGCCCGATGCGTCCTATTTTGACACCGGCAAATTCCTCTCAAGCCGATTACGCCATGTCTTGCGCGCCAAGGCAGTGCTCTGCCCGGGCTTGCGGATAAACTATTTCAATGAAGAGAAGGATGAGCGCGACACCTGGTATTACGAGGCCGGCCTGACTGACTATCTGCTCGCCACTACCTCGGTCTATAACACCCTGCCTGAGGCGCCCTTCGTTGGATCTCTGGCCAGTGAGCGCGAAGCCGTTGACTGGGCCGTACAATGGCTGCCAGACGGTGGTGAAGGCATCTATGAGAGTTATGTCAATTTAATCCCGACGACCCAGGGCGGCACCCACGTCAATGGTCTGCGCCAAGGCCTGCTCGATGCCATGCGCGAATTCTGTGAATATCGCAACCTGTTGCCGCGCGGCGTTAAGCTCAGCCCAGAAGACATCTGGGAGAAGTGCTCCTATGTGCTGTCCTTCAAAATGCAGGATCCGCAATTTGCCGGTCAGATCAAGGAACGGCTGTCATCGCGCCAGGCCTCGGCCTTTATATCCGGTGTGGTCAAGGACGCCTTTGCGCTCTGGCTGAATCAAAACACCCAGGTCGCCGAGCAACTCGCCGAATTGGCCATTTCCAATGCCAATGCTCGACTGCGTAAAGCTAAGAAGGTAACTCGGAAAAAGATTACCAGCGGTCCGGCACTGCCTGGCAAGCTGGCCGACTGCTCCGGCCATGAGGTGATGCGCGGCGAGCTATTTTTAGTCGAGGGCGACTCGGCCGGGGGCTCGGCCAAGCAGGCGCGCGATCGAACCTTCCAGGCCATTCTGCCGCTCCGCGGTAAGATATTAAACACTTGGGAAGTCGACAGCTCCGAGATTCTGGCCAGCCAGGAAGTGCACAATATAGCGGTTGCGGTGGGGGTTGATCCCGATTCCAGCAACATCGACGACCTGCGTTATGGCAAAATCTGTATTCTCGCCGATGCCGACTCCGATGGCCTGCATATCGCCACCCTACTCTGTGCACTCTTTGTCCGGCATTTCCGTACCTTGGTGGAAAAGGGCCATATCTATGTCGCGATGCCGCCACTGTTTCGGGTCGATATCGGTAAGGAAGTTTTTTACGCCCTCGATGAAGACGAACGCGAAGGCATTCTCAATCGCATCAAGGCGGAAAATAAACGCGGCAAGGTGCAGATAACCCGCTTCAAAGGCTTGGGTGAGATGAATCCATTGCAACTGCGCGAGACCACCATGGACCCCAACACTCGGCGTTTAGTGCAATTGACCGTCGAAGATGGCGATCAAACCGATGAGTTGATGGATATGCTGCTCGCCAAGAAACGCGCTGGCGACCGCAAGAGCTGGCTCGAGGCCAACGGTAATTTGGCGGATGTGGATGGTACCCTAGTGGCGCTTGAGGAAAATCCAGATATTGACGACAAAAAATTGACGCTTATTGAGCAATAA
- the cpdA gene encoding 3',5'-cyclic-AMP phosphodiesterase: MPRAHTLVQITDPHLHGHAEGTLLGMNTERSLKLILELVQSEVADIDLIIATGDIAQDSSLQAYQNFLSFLAPLPAPMRWIPGNHDNPSHMAIAGKGLDHAEAIVDLGEWVVVLLDSTVTRRVHGHLAADQLAILEQALIQYADRHVLVTFHHHSVSLQSRWIDQIGVRNNDELKALLDQHSCVRAVVCGHVHQASDQVVDGVRYLSTPSTCVQFQPLSQDFGIDPLGPGYRKLVLNPDGTIDTAVSRIDGVDFDIDFSQTGY, encoded by the coding sequence ATGCCCAGAGCCCATACTCTAGTCCAGATTACCGACCCTCACCTGCATGGTCATGCAGAGGGCACCCTGCTGGGCATGAATACCGAACGTAGCCTGAAGCTCATCTTGGAGCTTGTCCAATCCGAGGTCGCGGACATTGATCTGATTATCGCGACCGGCGATATTGCCCAAGACAGCAGTTTACAGGCCTACCAAAACTTCTTGTCCTTTTTGGCCCCATTACCCGCTCCGATGCGCTGGATTCCAGGTAATCACGATAACCCTAGCCATATGGCGATTGCGGGCAAGGGTCTCGATCATGCCGAGGCCATAGTCGACCTAGGTGAGTGGGTCGTGGTGCTACTCGATTCGACTGTGACCAGGCGTGTCCACGGCCATCTGGCTGCAGATCAGCTGGCGATTCTCGAACAGGCCCTTATCCAATATGCCGATCGCCATGTATTGGTTACCTTTCACCACCACTCGGTGTCATTGCAAAGCCGCTGGATCGACCAGATCGGCGTGCGCAATAACGACGAATTGAAAGCCCTGCTCGATCAACACAGTTGCGTCCGGGCCGTGGTCTGCGGTCATGTCCATCAGGCGAGTGATCAGGTCGTCGACGGCGTACGGTACTTGTCGACGCCCTCGACCTGCGTCCAGTTTCAGCCCCTCAGTCAGGACTTCGGCATTGACCCGCTCGGGCCCGGGTATCGCAAACTGGTCCTGAATCCGGATGGAACCATCGACACCGCCGTATCGCGCATCGATGGTGTCGATTTTGATATCGATTTTTCCCAGACCGGTTACTAA
- a CDS encoding DEAD/DEAH box helicase: MSFADLGLSSSILKAVSDMGYETPTPIQLQAIPAVLAQRDLLAAAQTGTGKTAGFTLPILHRLSESGNQARGNQVRALVLTPTRELAAQVEESVVNYGKYLPLRSAVVFGGVKINPQMIKLKRGVDILVATPGRLLDLHNQNAVRFDQLEILVLDEADRMLDMGFINDIKKILRVLPKERQNLMFSATFAGDVRTLAKTIVNNPVEIAVAPTVTTAKSVTQWIIPVDKGSKPSLLTQVIGDNNWQQVLVFSKTKHGANRLAAKLESSKITAAAIHGNKSQGARTRALADFKSGAVRVLVATDIAARGLDIDELPHVINFDLPNVPADYVHRIGRTGRAGASGEALSFVCHEDLDLLADIQNLTGELLERREYPGFKPERALPDLALNVKIPRIKKPKPARSEHRDGQRAPARPSSGRTPRPQGDGNKTRQPRRSPNGNS, from the coding sequence ATGAGTTTTGCCGACTTAGGTCTTTCTTCATCTATTTTAAAAGCAGTTTCAGATATGGGTTATGAAACACCCACCCCGATTCAGCTGCAGGCCATACCGGCCGTACTCGCACAACGGGATCTGTTGGCCGCCGCCCAAACCGGCACCGGTAAGACCGCGGGCTTCACCCTGCCCATCCTGCACCGCCTATCCGAATCGGGTAATCAGGCGCGCGGCAATCAGGTTCGCGCCCTGGTGTTAACACCAACCCGTGAGCTTGCCGCCCAGGTTGAAGAAAGTGTCGTGAACTATGGCAAATACTTGCCATTGCGTTCTGCCGTAGTATTCGGCGGGGTGAAGATCAATCCACAGATGATTAAACTGAAACGCGGCGTCGACATCTTGGTGGCTACCCCAGGTCGGCTATTGGATCTGCACAATCAAAATGCGGTGCGTTTTGATCAGCTCGAAATACTGGTGCTCGATGAAGCCGACCGCATGCTCGACATGGGTTTTATCAACGATATTAAAAAAATCCTTCGGGTTCTGCCCAAAGAACGACAAAACCTCATGTTTTCGGCAACCTTTGCCGGGGACGTGCGCACCCTGGCGAAGACAATCGTGAACAATCCGGTCGAGATCGCCGTGGCGCCGACGGTGACCACCGCCAAATCGGTCACCCAGTGGATCATTCCGGTCGATAAGGGCAGCAAACCCTCCCTGCTCACCCAGGTGATCGGGGACAACAACTGGCAGCAGGTCTTGGTCTTTTCCAAGACCAAACACGGCGCCAACCGCCTCGCCGCGAAATTAGAGTCGAGCAAGATCACCGCCGCGGCCATTCACGGCAACAAGAGTCAGGGTGCTCGAACGCGTGCCCTGGCCGACTTCAAGAGCGGTGCCGTGCGCGTCCTAGTCGCGACCGATATTGCCGCCCGCGGCCTGGATATCGATGAGCTGCCACACGTGATCAACTTCGACCTGCCCAATGTGCCAGCGGACTATGTCCATCGTATCGGCCGGACCGGTCGAGCCGGCGCCAGCGGTGAGGCCCTGTCCTTTGTCTGCCATGAAGATCTCGACCTGTTGGCTGACATTCAAAACCTGACCGGTGAGCTGTTGGAACGGCGCGAGTACCCCGGCTTTAAGCCGGAACGCGCGTTGCCGGATCTGGCCCTCAACGTCAAGATCCCGCGCATTAAGAAGCCTAAGCCGGCGCGCAGCGAACACCGTGACGGTCAACGTGCTCCGGCACGGCCAAGCAGTGGCCGCACGCCGCGCCCGCAGGGTGACGGCAATAAGACCCGGCAGCCACGCCGCAGTCCGAACGGCAACAGCTAG
- a CDS encoding ABC-F family ATPase codes for MLTTANITMQFGAKPLFENVSIKFGDGNRYGLIGANGSGKSTFMKILGGDLEPSLGNVSKDPNERIGKLHQDQFAFEEFNVIDTVIKGHTELWQIKAEKDAIYAQAEMTEADGLRAGELEGEFAEMDGYSAEARAGELLLGVGIPIEQHYGPMSAVAPGWKLRVLLAQVLFSDPDIMLLDEPTNNLDINTIRWLEGVLNARNCTMIIISHDRHFLNSVCSHMADLDYNELRVYPGSYDEYMTASTQSRERLLSDNAKKKAQIAELKTFVSRFSANASKSKQATSRAKRIDKIELADVKPSSRQNPYIRFEQEHKLHRMALEVNGLAKSYESALFNDLDLTVEVGERIAVIGPNGIGKSTLMQCLVGVLEPTAGLIKWSENANVAYYAQDHAADFKEDLDLVAWMNRWGREGDDEQIIRGTLGRLLFSSVDINKSVNVISGGEQGRMLFGKMMLQRPNILVMDEPTNHLDMESIESLNLALENYPGTLVFVSHDREFVSSLATRIIELTPKGIVDYHGSYDEYLASQAIVG; via the coding sequence TTGCTGACGACTGCAAATATCACCATGCAATTTGGCGCGAAGCCGTTGTTTGAAAATGTCTCAATCAAATTTGGCGATGGCAATCGCTATGGCCTAATCGGTGCTAATGGCAGCGGTAAGTCGACTTTTATGAAAATTCTCGGCGGCGATCTGGAACCGAGTCTGGGCAACGTCTCGAAAGATCCCAACGAACGGATCGGTAAGTTGCACCAAGACCAATTTGCCTTCGAAGAATTTAATGTGATCGATACGGTGATCAAGGGTCACACCGAGCTGTGGCAAATTAAGGCGGAAAAAGACGCCATCTACGCTCAGGCTGAGATGACCGAGGCCGATGGCCTGCGGGCCGGCGAGCTGGAAGGTGAATTCGCGGAAATGGACGGCTACTCGGCCGAAGCCCGAGCCGGTGAGCTCTTGCTCGGGGTCGGCATCCCGATCGAGCAGCACTACGGCCCAATGAGCGCCGTGGCACCGGGCTGGAAACTGCGCGTGTTGCTCGCCCAGGTGCTGTTTTCCGATCCGGATATCATGCTGCTCGATGAGCCGACCAACAACCTCGATATCAATACCATTCGCTGGCTCGAAGGCGTGTTAAACGCGCGCAATTGCACCATGATCATTATCTCGCACGATCGACACTTCCTGAACAGCGTGTGCAGCCATATGGCCGATCTGGATTACAACGAGCTGCGCGTTTACCCGGGTTCATACGATGAGTATATGACGGCCTCGACCCAGTCGCGCGAGCGCCTGTTGTCGGACAATGCCAAGAAGAAGGCCCAGATCGCCGAACTGAAAACCTTTGTCAGTCGTTTTTCTGCCAACGCGTCCAAGTCCAAGCAGGCGACCTCGCGCGCCAAGCGGATCGATAAGATCGAGCTGGCCGATGTCAAACCCTCGAGCCGTCAAAACCCCTATATCCGCTTTGAGCAGGAGCACAAGCTGCACCGCATGGCACTCGAAGTAAATGGTCTGGCTAAAAGCTATGAATCAGCCTTATTTAATGATCTGGACTTGACCGTCGAGGTGGGCGAGCGCATTGCCGTAATCGGCCCGAACGGTATCGGTAAGTCAACCCTGATGCAGTGCCTAGTCGGGGTGTTGGAGCCAACGGCAGGTCTGATCAAATGGTCTGAAAACGCCAATGTCGCCTACTATGCCCAGGATCATGCGGCCGATTTCAAAGAGGATCTCGATCTGGTGGCCTGGATGAACCGCTGGGGTCGCGAAGGCGATGACGAGCAGATTATTCGCGGCACCTTGGGTCGCTTGCTGTTTTCGTCGGTCGATATCAACAAGTCGGTCAATGTGATTTCCGGTGGCGAACAGGGTCGTATGCTGTTTGGCAAGATGATGCTGCAACGGCCCAACATCTTGGTGATGGATGAGCCGACCAACCACTTGGATATGGAGTCGATAGAATCCTTAAACCTGGCCCTGGAAAACTATCCGGGTACCCTGGTGTTTGTTAGCCACGACCGGGAGTTCGTTTCCAGTTTGGCAACGCGTATTATCGAGTTGACGCCCAAGGGTATTGTCGATTATCACGGCAGCTATGATGAGTACCTGGCCAGCCAGGCGATTGTCGGCTAA
- a CDS encoding FAD-dependent oxidoreductase yields MKVAIVGAGVMGRLAALKLIGAQHRVTLFEAQSFDHPQGAATISAGMISPLSEAVHAPPEVVRLGLQSHNLWPDALSQLRELDPEHHPVFFQQHGTVAISFSEEQDCLLCLYAKMHQLLPEHHSQIRMLYNQEVLNLEPDLERFETAVFLKNEGQICNRQFLAASTRAIRQHAQVIEHWPLEGNGSVLQKQYDWVIDCRGAGAVKASTYAETGAQALHSVRGEAIRVRTKRVHFTRPVRIIQQRFHVYVVPKPDNIFVVGTTDLGDRGTRSVTVRSSLDLLSAIYCLHPGFADAEILEVMGTHRAFYSDNRPKITQNGNIICVNGLSRQGWLLGPALVEDIFKRVTC; encoded by the coding sequence ATGAAGGTTGCCATCGTCGGTGCCGGTGTTATGGGCAGGTTGGCTGCGTTAAAGCTGATTGGTGCCCAGCACCGAGTTACGTTATTCGAGGCCCAGTCCTTTGATCATCCTCAGGGGGCAGCGACCATCTCGGCGGGGATGATTTCGCCCCTGTCCGAGGCCGTTCACGCGCCCCCGGAAGTCGTTCGACTCGGATTGCAAAGTCATAACCTGTGGCCCGATGCCCTGAGCCAGTTGCGTGAGTTGGATCCCGAGCATCACCCCGTGTTCTTTCAACAGCATGGCACCGTGGCCATTTCCTTCTCAGAGGAACAGGACTGCCTGCTCTGCCTCTATGCGAAAATGCATCAGCTGTTACCCGAGCATCATAGTCAAATCAGGATGCTGTATAACCAGGAGGTGCTGAATTTGGAACCCGATCTGGAACGCTTTGAAACGGCGGTCTTCCTTAAGAATGAGGGTCAAATTTGTAATCGTCAATTTCTAGCCGCCTCGACCCGAGCCATTCGCCAGCATGCCCAGGTGATCGAACATTGGCCGCTAGAAGGCAATGGTAGCGTACTGCAAAAGCAATACGATTGGGTGATCGATTGTCGCGGCGCCGGGGCAGTAAAGGCCAGTACCTATGCCGAAACCGGCGCCCAAGCCCTCCATTCGGTGCGCGGTGAAGCCATTCGAGTGCGCACCAAGCGAGTGCATTTCACCCGGCCGGTGCGCATTATTCAACAACGCTTCCATGTCTATGTGGTCCCCAAGCCGGACAATATTTTTGTCGTCGGCACCACCGATTTAGGCGACCGAGGTACCCGCTCGGTGACCGTGCGCAGCTCACTGGATTTGCTGTCGGCGATCTATTGCCTGCATCCGGGCTTTGCCGACGCGGAAATATTGGAAGTGATGGGCACTCACCGGGCTTTTTACAGCGATAACCGACCCAAGATCACTCAGAACGGCAATATTATCTGTGTCAACGGCCTGAGTCGGCAAGGTTGGTTGCTCGGGCCCGCTCTAGTCGAGGATATCTTCAAGCGTGTGACCTGTTAG
- the ppnP gene encoding pyrimidine/purine nucleoside phosphorylase, giving the protein MIKHNQYFSGNVQSLALTGHAKPTTIGVMAVGEYEFGTEAAELMQVVAGELQVRLPGTDAWQSFATGTEFHVPADSKFQLKVVIDTAYLCIYG; this is encoded by the coding sequence ATGATCAAACACAATCAATATTTTTCCGGTAACGTGCAATCGCTGGCCTTAACCGGACATGCCAAGCCAACTACCATCGGTGTTATGGCCGTCGGTGAATACGAATTCGGTACCGAGGCCGCAGAGTTGATGCAGGTTGTGGCCGGCGAACTGCAGGTGCGCCTGCCCGGTACTGACGCCTGGCAAAGCTTTGCGACCGGCACTGAGTTTCATGTCCCGGCCGACAGTAAGTTCCAACTCAAGGTCGTGATCGACACCGCCTATCTGTGCATCTACGGCTAG
- a CDS encoding DUF1249 domain-containing protein, translated as MKKYVPDISQHAALCAANYVRLERLLRDLSDAHYQFSWQDNGGHQIDVDIHVTERFKYTTTLQLVKQAHAIPAPMDRVELTVRMYSDARLAEVVGISQGQQLAGVYRYPNEQMYQIDEKQQVNRYLAEWLGHLLTHGTVRELWVPK; from the coding sequence ATGAAAAAATACGTTCCAGATATATCCCAACACGCAGCGCTATGTGCAGCCAACTACGTCAGGCTCGAGCGCTTGCTGCGGGATCTATCCGATGCTCATTACCAGTTTAGCTGGCAAGACAACGGTGGCCATCAGATTGATGTGGATATCCACGTGACCGAACGTTTTAAGTACACCACTACCCTGCAACTGGTTAAGCAGGCCCACGCCATACCCGCGCCCATGGACCGAGTCGAACTGACGGTACGGATGTATTCCGATGCACGTTTGGCCGAGGTGGTGGGCATCAGCCAAGGTCAGCAACTGGCCGGGGTCTATCGCTACCCCAATGAGCAGATGTACCAAATAGATGAAAAACAGCAGGTCAATCGCTACCTGGCTGAATGGCTTGGCCATCTCTTGACCCACGGCACGGTGCGGGAACTGTGGGTGCCCAAATAG
- a CDS encoding DUF502 domain-containing protein: protein MKKTFLRGMLSILPLALSVWLFWSIIVTLDDLGLSFLQLIGWHAAWDGVGFLLIFCLILVVGLAFSVSPILWLYQQFENQMMRFPLFKTVYGAFKDLASLAGNDDSELNQRQTVLMAQTNGSYIVGFITADKMPEALLTALPEEGDWVPVLFQLSYQIAGVTSLVRRADLIYVDWSFEEAMRFMLTAGVSQSSAMKKPT from the coding sequence ATGAAAAAAACTTTTTTGCGCGGCATGCTGAGTATCCTTCCCCTGGCCTTATCCGTTTGGCTGTTCTGGTCGATTATCGTCACCTTGGACGACTTGGGCCTGTCCTTTTTACAGCTCATCGGTTGGCATGCAGCCTGGGATGGAGTTGGCTTTTTGCTGATTTTCTGTCTTATCCTCGTTGTCGGTTTGGCCTTCAGTGTCAGTCCCATTCTGTGGTTGTATCAGCAATTTGAAAACCAAATGATGCGCTTTCCGCTCTTTAAAACCGTTTACGGTGCCTTTAAGGATTTAGCGTCCTTGGCCGGTAACGACGATTCGGAACTGAATCAACGTCAGACGGTCTTGATGGCGCAAACCAATGGCAGCTATATAGTTGGCTTTATCACCGCCGACAAGATGCCCGAGGCGCTGCTCACGGCACTGCCAGAGGAGGGCGACTGGGTCCCGGTGTTGTTTCAGTTGAGTTATCAGATTGCCGGTGTCACGTCATTGGTGCGCCGGGCCGATCTTATTTATGTCGACTGGTCCTTTGAAGAGGCCATGCGCTTTATGCTAACGGCCGGGGTGTCGCAGTCGAGCGCGATGAAAAAGCCGACTTAA
- a CDS encoding NUDIX domain-containing protein, giving the protein MKRDTEQFHYSIDVVEPLYRGFYQMDQMTVTHQRFDGGSQTISRELMDRHDAVCVLLVDIGRRAVVLIEQFRVGTLQDANPWQIELVAGLIDKDEEPEAVARREAIEEAGVDIGRVHSISRYWPSSGGSNERIHLFVGEVDSHQASGIHGLAEEGEDIRVLSVPFAEAYGWVRDNVVNNAAAIIALQWLQLNETSLCDRWA; this is encoded by the coding sequence ATGAAACGAGATACAGAGCAATTTCACTACAGTATTGATGTTGTAGAGCCTTTATACCGTGGTTTTTACCAGATGGATCAGATGACGGTGACGCACCAGCGCTTCGATGGCGGTAGTCAAACCATCTCGCGCGAGCTAATGGATCGCCATGACGCGGTATGCGTGCTCTTGGTGGATATTGGCCGGCGCGCGGTGGTATTAATTGAACAGTTTCGAGTCGGCACCTTGCAGGACGCAAACCCTTGGCAGATCGAGTTGGTAGCCGGCTTGATCGACAAGGATGAAGAACCCGAAGCGGTCGCACGGCGCGAGGCGATCGAAGAGGCCGGGGTCGATATCGGTCGAGTGCACTCGATCAGTCGTTACTGGCCCTCTTCCGGCGGTTCCAATGAGCGTATTCATCTCTTTGTTGGCGAGGTCGATAGCCATCAGGCCTCGGGCATTCACGGCCTGGCCGAGGAAGGTGAGGATATTCGGGTGCTCAGCGTGCCCTTTGCCGAAGCCTATGGCTGGGTTCGGGACAACGTGGTTAATAATGCCGCCGCCATAATCGCACTACAATGGTTGCAGCTAAACGAAACATCTCTTTGTGATAGGTGGGCATGA